In Asterias rubens chromosome 17, eAstRub1.3, whole genome shotgun sequence, a genomic segment contains:
- the LOC117301764 gene encoding orexin receptor type 1-like: protein MGSETLSRTNITDPYPPRWDEFAPSALNPTGPPETDDYVDYIYDFIKGMVYPDAHEWFLIAAYVVIFVTGVIGNFLVCFAVLRNEHMRTVTNYYIVNLALSDILVVLVCLPPNVMVDATETWFFGDLACHIVPYIQRSVLRGAL, encoded by the exons ATGGGTTCCGAGACGCTTAGCAGGACCAACATCACTGATCCATACCCGCCGAGGTGGGACGAGTTTGCCCCGTCCGCCCTCAACCCAACAGGTCCGCCAGAAACAGATGATTACGTGGACTATATCTACGATTTCATCAAAGGGATGGTGTACCCAGATGCTCATGAATGGTTCCTCATTGCAGCTTATGTGGTTATCTTCGTCACTGGTGTCATTGGGAACTTCTTGGTGTGCTTCGCTGTGTTGAGAAATGAACACATGCGAACTGTTACTAACTACTACATTGTGAACTTGGCTCTTTCTGATATCTTGGTTGTGTTGGTGTGCTTACCGCCTAATGTCATGGTGGATGCGACTGAGACTTGGTTCTTTGGTGATCTGGCCTGCCATATCGTACCGTATATACAG CGCTCCGTTCTTCGTGGAGCGCTATAG